The Pseudoalteromonas spongiae UST010723-006 genome window below encodes:
- a CDS encoding efflux RND transporter periplasmic adaptor subunit, which produces MKTHFFTSATRVKLVALSLLTLFLQACSDAPAEQLTVEKVQAVKLVPAVSNAKLVNRTFPAEVSAVKTVDLSFEVSGRLIQTQLMTGTLANQGQLLAQIDPTPFKQRVQEAEARLSQATRDLERIEATAKNGLVSQSQLDNAKTNFELADIALKRAEKDLSYTTLLAPFNAQISERFAEKGNYVQAGDIVARLQDVSRYYFNVNVPERLVSKYKEGSLVGANAHIISAPDKVYQLEYIEHATQPDPITQTYKVVFAAQANDTNLTPGARAVVQVSLESQSDEQHLLVPFNALQGNDSEGFHVWKFNRDTAQVSKANVDVLSVKNRFAAIKSGITEGDLIVAAGAAQMREGMTVKPYKAEL; this is translated from the coding sequence ATGAAAACTCACTTTTTTACCTCTGCGACCCGTGTAAAATTAGTCGCACTTTCGCTGTTAACTTTGTTTTTGCAAGCGTGTTCCGACGCCCCTGCCGAACAACTTACTGTAGAAAAAGTACAAGCCGTTAAGCTAGTACCCGCTGTAAGCAACGCAAAATTGGTTAACCGCACTTTCCCTGCAGAAGTGTCGGCAGTAAAAACCGTCGATTTAAGTTTTGAAGTATCTGGTCGTTTAATCCAAACACAATTAATGACAGGTACGCTGGCAAACCAAGGCCAACTGCTAGCACAAATTGACCCGACACCGTTTAAACAACGTGTACAAGAAGCCGAAGCTCGCTTAAGCCAAGCAACACGAGATTTAGAACGTATTGAAGCAACGGCAAAAAACGGTTTGGTATCTCAAAGTCAGTTAGATAACGCAAAAACCAACTTTGAACTCGCCGACATCGCACTTAAACGCGCTGAAAAAGATCTCAGTTACACCACCTTACTCGCACCATTTAACGCGCAGATCTCTGAACGTTTCGCTGAAAAAGGAAACTACGTACAAGCCGGCGATATTGTGGCTCGGCTACAAGATGTTTCGCGTTATTACTTTAATGTGAATGTGCCAGAGCGTTTGGTAAGCAAATACAAAGAGGGTTCGTTAGTTGGCGCTAATGCACATATTATTTCGGCGCCCGATAAAGTTTACCAATTAGAATACATTGAACATGCCACTCAGCCCGACCCAATTACACAAACATACAAGGTGGTTTTTGCCGCACAAGCCAATGACACCAATTTAACCCCAGGTGCACGTGCGGTTGTACAAGTAAGCCTTGAAAGTCAAAGCGACGAGCAACATTTGCTAGTGCCATTTAATGCTTTACAAGGTAACGATAGCGAAGGTTTTCATGTTTGGAAATTCAATCGCGATACGGCACAAGTAAGCAAGGCAAACGTCGATGTGTTATCGGTTAAAAACCGTTTTGCAGCCATTAAAAGTGGTATTACCGAAGGTGATTTAATCGTTGCCGCAGGCGCCGCGCAAATGCGCGAAGGCATGACTGTAAAACCCTATAAAGCGGAGCTATAA
- a CDS encoding efflux RND transporter permease subunit — protein sequence MDIARYSIKNPVNIWLLVIVLLIGGTLGLSNIGRLEDPAFTIKQVQVVTQFPGASAQKVEREVTEQLEIALQQMPQLKQLTSISKPGLSEITVEVKPNFDSNELPQIWDELRKRLRDVTSILPSGSHAPTVYDDFGDVYGMYYALSAPEFSPQELREFARIIRRDLLITEGVAKVQVSGVQQEQLVAYINPYQLSGLGISFPEITALLEENLKPFNGGRIQLEGRSLRLIVENPLDQIEEIYNLTIVVPGTNQSFKIRDIAELKFEPLDIQPTLIRYQGHEAITLAVSALNDVNIVEVGKRVNAKVADLLSELPAGITLTPIYDQANIVDESVKGFINNLIMSVIVVTLTLMVFMGWRSGVVVGSVLLITVMGTVLIMWLMGLQLQRISLGAMVIAMGMLVDNAIVVAEGMMLRMKQGKKALEAASFIVKRTQWPLLGATVIGIAAFSGIGLSDDATGEFLYSLFAVVLISLMLSWVLAITVVPLFGKYFYKVEQQSNTQSGHSAFYRGYIALLHSALKLRWITVAVLFAITFIAYASFGLVKQGFFPPSNAPIFFVHYWGPQGQDIRETTKKVADTEKMLLHFDEIKSVTSFVGRGADRFTLTYAPQQPNESYGFFLVRTHQRDEIDGVIQQLTKLMPDIDLNADFYTERMQFGPGGGAKLAARFSGPDSEVLRQLAREAENIMLNDGKIRDIRHDWREKGLVLNTHYDSVNAGIAAVSRNDFAQTIQYASTGLELGRLQDGDYSYAITAKVASSGQSETEAIENSLVWSSSQRKYIPFRQVSTGLKLENEETQIHRRDRVRTITVLADPGFDETAGKAFARIKPQIEAMQLPAGYSLEWGGEYESSRDAQKALGTGLPAGFLVMLLISIVLFGRVRQPLIIWLVVPMAAVGVVTGLLVTDMPFGFMSLLGFLSLFGMLIKNAIVLLEEIDLQIKEGSVPNEAILSASASRLRPVALAAITTILGMAPLLSDAFFADMSVTIMGGLAFATLLTLIAVPVFYSIFYRLSYRKVKVS from the coding sequence GTGGATATCGCTCGTTATTCAATTAAAAACCCAGTCAATATATGGCTGCTGGTGATTGTATTATTAATTGGTGGCACCCTTGGTTTAAGTAACATTGGTCGCTTAGAAGACCCGGCATTTACCATTAAGCAGGTGCAAGTTGTAACTCAGTTTCCAGGCGCTAGTGCGCAAAAAGTTGAGCGCGAAGTCACCGAACAACTTGAAATTGCACTGCAACAAATGCCGCAACTTAAACAGCTAACGTCTATTTCAAAACCCGGTTTGTCGGAAATTACCGTTGAAGTAAAACCTAACTTCGACTCAAACGAGTTACCGCAAATATGGGATGAACTAAGAAAACGACTGCGCGATGTCACCAGTATTTTACCATCAGGTAGCCATGCGCCAACGGTTTACGATGACTTTGGTGATGTTTACGGCATGTATTACGCGCTCAGTGCGCCTGAATTTAGCCCGCAAGAGTTACGTGAATTTGCGCGCATTATTCGCCGCGATTTACTCATCACCGAAGGCGTTGCCAAAGTGCAAGTCAGTGGTGTGCAACAAGAGCAATTGGTGGCTTACATTAACCCATATCAGTTGTCGGGCTTAGGTATTTCATTTCCAGAAATCACTGCACTACTTGAAGAAAATTTAAAGCCATTTAATGGCGGTCGTATTCAACTAGAAGGCCGTAGCCTACGTTTAATTGTTGAAAACCCGCTAGATCAAATTGAAGAAATTTATAACCTAACAATTGTTGTACCGGGTACTAACCAGTCATTTAAAATTCGTGATATTGCTGAGCTTAAATTTGAGCCGCTCGATATCCAGCCTACGCTTATTCGCTACCAAGGTCACGAAGCAATTACCCTTGCCGTGTCGGCGCTAAACGATGTCAACATTGTTGAAGTGGGTAAGCGCGTAAATGCTAAAGTGGCCGACTTGTTAAGCGAGCTGCCAGCAGGCATCACACTGACCCCAATTTATGACCAAGCCAATATTGTTGATGAATCTGTAAAAGGGTTTATTAATAATCTAATCATGTCGGTGATTGTTGTAACCTTAACGCTGATGGTATTTATGGGCTGGCGCTCAGGCGTGGTGGTTGGCTCGGTACTGTTAATTACCGTAATGGGCACCGTATTAATTATGTGGCTGATGGGTTTACAGTTACAGCGTATTTCTCTGGGCGCTATGGTAATTGCTATGGGGATGCTGGTTGATAATGCCATTGTAGTTGCCGAAGGTATGATGCTGCGCATGAAACAAGGCAAAAAAGCGCTTGAAGCCGCAAGCTTTATTGTAAAACGTACGCAATGGCCATTATTAGGTGCAACAGTAATTGGAATCGCGGCCTTCTCAGGCATTGGTTTATCAGACGACGCAACAGGTGAGTTTCTTTACTCGCTATTTGCGGTGGTATTAATTTCACTCATGCTCAGCTGGGTATTAGCAATCACCGTAGTGCCGCTATTTGGTAAATACTTTTACAAAGTGGAGCAGCAATCAAATACACAATCTGGCCACAGTGCATTTTACCGTGGTTATATCGCCCTACTACACAGCGCACTTAAATTAAGATGGATTACGGTTGCGGTGCTGTTTGCCATTACCTTTATTGCCTACGCCAGCTTCGGTTTAGTGAAACAAGGATTCTTCCCACCTTCAAATGCGCCTATTTTCTTTGTACATTACTGGGGACCACAAGGGCAAGATATTCGCGAAACCACCAAAAAAGTAGCCGATACCGAAAAAATGCTACTGCACTTTGATGAAATAAAGTCAGTAACCAGCTTTGTTGGCCGTGGTGCAGATCGCTTTACCTTAACTTATGCGCCGCAACAACCAAACGAAAGCTACGGCTTTTTCTTGGTACGCACCCACCAGCGTGATGAAATTGACGGTGTGATTCAGCAGTTAACTAAGCTGATGCCAGACATCGATCTCAACGCCGATTTTTATACCGAACGCATGCAGTTTGGCCCAGGTGGTGGCGCTAAATTAGCAGCGCGATTCTCAGGCCCAGATTCTGAAGTACTGCGCCAGTTAGCCCGTGAAGCAGAAAACATTATGCTAAACGATGGCAAAATTCGCGATATTCGTCACGATTGGCGTGAAAAAGGCTTAGTGTTAAACACCCATTATGATTCGGTAAACGCAGGCATTGCGGCGGTTTCACGTAATGATTTTGCACAAACTATTCAATATGCATCAACGGGGCTGGAACTTGGCCGCTTGCAAGATGGTGATTACAGCTATGCCATTACCGCCAAAGTAGCAAGCTCGGGCCAATCGGAAACCGAAGCAATTGAAAACAGCTTAGTGTGGAGCTCATCACAGCGTAAATACATTCCATTTAGGCAAGTATCAACGGGCTTAAAACTGGAAAATGAAGAGACTCAAATTCATCGTCGCGACCGTGTAAGAACCATTACGGTACTTGCCGACCCGGGCTTTGATGAAACCGCAGGTAAAGCATTTGCACGTATCAAACCACAAATTGAAGCAATGCAACTACCGGCTGGCTATAGCCTAGAATGGGGTGGTGAATACGAGTCATCACGCGATGCACAAAAAGCACTTGGTACAGGCTTGCCTGCGGGCTTTTTAGTGATGCTGTTGATTTCAATTGTGTTATTTGGCCGCGTGCGTCAGCCACTGATTATTTGGTTAGTTGTGCCAATGGCTGCGGTAGGCGTTGTAACTGGTTTACTTGTTACCGATATGCCGTTTGGCTTTATGTCACTGCTGGGTTTCTTAAGTTTATTTGGCATGTTAATTAAAAATGCCATTGTTTTACTTGAAGAAATTGACCTGCAAATTAAAGAAGGCAGCGTACCAAACGAAGCTATTTTATCGGCCAGCGCGTCACGTTTACGCCCTGTTGCACTGGCTGCGATTACCACTATTTTAGGTATGGCGCCGCTTTTAAGCGATGCGTTCTTCGCCGATATGTCGGTAACCATTATGGGTGGTTTAGCATTTGCAACCTTGCTCACACTGATTGCCGTGCCTGTGTTCTATAGCATTTTTTACCGCTTAAGCTATCGCAAAGTGAAAGTAAGTTAA
- a CDS encoding cytochrome b — protein sequence MIAKHSLSLRLLHWVMAMMFVSLFAAGLTMVSSLEPWQPSLLALHKAFGLVALVLFVLRVCAKFSSTPLTSSSDESKLQKMAASSVHFLLYCLMCAVPLTGILSQYFASKPISFFGIVSIGVKSEPDIVLYGLFRELHSLLIAVFALLIFMHVAGALYHYFIKKDDTLKRML from the coding sequence ATGATTGCTAAACACAGTTTAAGTTTAAGATTATTACACTGGGTAATGGCGATGATGTTTGTATCGCTGTTTGCTGCAGGTTTAACTATGGTTAGTTCACTTGAACCATGGCAACCTAGTTTACTGGCGCTACATAAGGCGTTTGGCTTAGTTGCTTTAGTATTATTTGTGCTGCGAGTGTGCGCCAAATTTAGCTCAACGCCGCTTACTTCGAGCAGTGATGAATCTAAGTTGCAGAAAATGGCAGCAAGCAGTGTGCATTTTCTACTTTATTGTTTGATGTGTGCAGTGCCACTAACGGGCATTTTGTCGCAGTATTTCGCCAGTAAGCCAATTTCGTTTTTTGGCATAGTGAGCATTGGCGTGAAAAGCGAACCAGACATTGTGCTTTATGGCTTGTTTCGCGAATTACACAGCTTACTTATTGCTGTGTTTGCCTTGCTAATTTTTATGCATGTTGCGGGTGCGCTGTACCATTACTTTATTAAAAAAGACGATACCTTAAAACGCATGCTTTAA
- a CDS encoding catalase family peroxidase has product MKTLIQFLSWLGLVLSANLVAQEKVTAQQFVDLQEGNKPFAGFRRAHAKGACITGEFVANGALAPYTKATLFEAGTTAFVGRFSIAGSNPTAPDLKAPVRSLALSFDLSSTEQWRIAMNTPPAMAVTNAHDFYQQIVAIKQGPDAIKAFFNEHPESKDFLNWKASYTPSSSFALEQYNSINAFYLIDNQNNKQAVRWHVMPRDNTPNTLSNSNNALFDELSSRLANGAVSFNWVFTLASDGDDETNPAVIWPSSREQVSAGVLKIKTIDSSEGARCHDINFDPLTLPTGIVATQDPILNARSAAYAESYRRRAKEKLLEALQ; this is encoded by the coding sequence TTGAAAACACTTATTCAATTTTTATCTTGGTTGGGCTTGGTGTTGTCTGCCAATTTAGTTGCACAGGAAAAAGTCACTGCGCAGCAATTTGTCGACTTGCAAGAAGGCAATAAGCCGTTTGCTGGTTTTCGCCGTGCGCATGCAAAAGGTGCATGTATAACAGGTGAGTTTGTCGCTAATGGCGCACTTGCACCCTACACAAAAGCCACCTTGTTTGAAGCTGGAACGACTGCTTTTGTTGGTCGCTTTTCAATTGCGGGTAGTAATCCAACAGCGCCAGATTTAAAAGCGCCCGTGCGTAGCCTAGCGTTGAGTTTTGATTTAAGCAGCACTGAGCAGTGGCGTATTGCCATGAATACACCGCCTGCGATGGCGGTCACTAATGCACATGATTTTTATCAGCAAATTGTGGCAATTAAGCAAGGACCTGATGCGATTAAAGCATTTTTTAACGAGCATCCTGAAAGCAAAGATTTTTTAAATTGGAAAGCCAGCTACACGCCGTCTTCGAGTTTTGCTCTTGAGCAATACAACAGCATAAATGCGTTCTATTTGATTGATAATCAAAACAATAAACAGGCGGTGAGGTGGCATGTTATGCCTCGCGATAACACACCAAATACCCTTTCAAATAGCAATAATGCGCTGTTTGATGAGTTATCAAGCCGTTTAGCAAACGGGGCTGTATCATTTAATTGGGTGTTTACTTTAGCCAGTGATGGCGATGATGAAACTAATCCAGCGGTAATTTGGCCAAGCTCACGCGAACAGGTATCTGCAGGAGTGCTCAAGATTAAAACTATCGATTCCAGCGAAGGTGCGCGCTGCCACGACATTAACTTTGATCCGCTAACCTTACCAACAGGCATTGTCGCGACTCAAGATCCTATCTTGAATGCGCGCTCTGCTGCATATGCGGAGTCTTATCGTCGCAGAGCGAAAGAAAAACTGCTGGAGGCGCTGCAATGA
- the putP gene encoding sodium/proline symporter PutP — protein MFDYATFSILLYFALLIFIGVYAMKKSTSDNGEYLLGGRNVSAKVTALSAGASDMSGWMLMGLPGAAYVSGLGSIWLAVGLVLGAYVNYHIVAPKLRVFTELADDALTIPEFFSKRFALEKGSVRLIASIVIIVFFTVYTASGLVAGGKLFESAFNIDYTIGIVATVSIVVIYTVLGGFLAVSLSDFIQGVIMLIALIAVPMVTFSNFDAEAASNFTQSMSFDFGNVELLAAISLMTWGLGYFGQPHIIVRFMAIDSHENLAKARKIGLSWMTISIIGALVTGLVGASFIANSEQSVSDPETIFIFLSQFLFHPFVAGWLLAAILAAIMSTISSQLLVSSSSLVEDIYKSYAKRQPSSNELLMISRVCVLVVAVVASLIALDSNSSVLNLVSNAWAGFGAAFGPLVIFSLWWKKLTHSGAVAGVVVGSLTVLLWAYVPLLENGETLSVYFYELLPGFVASSLAIVLVSLNTQQPDQQAIKWFNATNAKLQEA, from the coding sequence ATGTTCGATTACGCGACTTTTTCTATTTTATTATATTTCGCCCTGCTAATTTTCATTGGCGTTTATGCCATGAAAAAATCCACATCAGATAACGGTGAATATTTACTCGGTGGGCGCAATGTTAGCGCCAAAGTGACCGCGTTATCAGCTGGCGCCTCAGATATGAGTGGCTGGATGCTGATGGGTCTACCAGGTGCCGCTTATGTTAGTGGATTAGGCAGTATTTGGCTTGCAGTTGGCCTAGTGTTAGGTGCCTATGTGAACTATCACATTGTTGCGCCTAAGCTTCGAGTATTCACAGAACTTGCAGATGATGCACTGACCATTCCCGAGTTCTTTTCAAAGCGCTTCGCCCTTGAAAAAGGCAGTGTAAGACTCATTGCGTCGATTGTTATTATTGTATTTTTCACGGTTTATACCGCATCAGGCCTAGTCGCCGGCGGTAAACTGTTTGAATCGGCATTTAATATTGATTACACCATTGGCATTGTGGCTACCGTTAGCATAGTCGTAATTTACACGGTACTTGGCGGGTTCCTTGCGGTCAGTTTAAGTGACTTTATTCAGGGCGTAATCATGCTCATTGCGCTGATTGCCGTACCTATGGTGACCTTCAGTAACTTTGATGCTGAAGCTGCCAGTAACTTCACCCAATCAATGTCGTTTGATTTTGGCAATGTTGAATTGCTTGCCGCTATTAGCTTAATGACATGGGGCCTTGGTTACTTTGGTCAGCCACACATTATTGTGCGCTTTATGGCAATTGATAGCCATGAAAACTTAGCCAAAGCACGCAAAATCGGTTTATCGTGGATGACAATTTCGATTATTGGTGCGCTAGTAACAGGCCTTGTTGGTGCAAGCTTTATTGCCAACAGCGAGCAATCAGTATCTGATCCCGAAACCATTTTTATCTTTCTATCACAGTTTTTGTTCCACCCATTTGTGGCAGGTTGGCTGCTTGCAGCAATTTTAGCTGCCATTATGAGCACCATTTCGTCACAGCTATTAGTGTCGTCGAGCTCGCTGGTTGAAGATATCTATAAGAGCTATGCAAAGCGTCAGCCAAGCAGTAACGAACTGCTGATGATTAGCCGCGTATGCGTGCTCGTGGTGGCCGTTGTGGCATCACTGATTGCCCTAGACAGCAATAGCAGCGTACTTAATTTAGTATCAAACGCATGGGCCGGTTTTGGCGCAGCATTTGGCCCACTGGTAATCTTTAGTTTATGGTGGAAAAAGCTAACGCACAGCGGCGCAGTAGCCGGTGTGGTTGTGGGTTCACTCACCGTACTACTTTGGGCATACGTACCGCTACTCGAAAATGGCGAAACCTTAAGTGTTTACTTTTACGAGTTACTACCAGGTTTTGTAGCGAGTTCACTTGCTATTGTGCTGGTTAGCTTGAACACGCAGCAGCCAGATCAGCAAGCTATCAAATGGTTCAACGCAACAAACGCCAAGCTCCAAGAGGCTTAA
- the proB gene encoding glutamate 5-kinase, with product MQQNLKNIGWKRIVIKVGSALIAPHRDGCSSQYLLSIANFIVRCRASGIQVVLVSSGSVAAGAHLFNNVDNSSMTVKKAMAAAGQSEMMATWDRLFDFNTAQVLLTHADLRNRDRFESVRDTLTALLQNDILPIVNENDTVTTDKLKVGDNDNLSAMVASAAYADALIICSDIDGLYTANPHEDKSATLIPDVMRIDPEIYAMAGGATSDVGTGGMKTKVQAAEKAVSHGINTYIVNGFSEATFNTLLQGGNPGTLFHAIETPMQDQSHWMKHTTKAQGELVVEDTFAMQKQSDNLITPQDLVNVIGDFSAGEVVLLRKENGDKLAKVKSNYSSCLLNFVAEQDNDDLSEKLHDSAAPILSEQYVSLSN from the coding sequence ATGCAACAAAATCTTAAAAATATCGGCTGGAAACGGATTGTGATTAAAGTGGGAAGCGCATTAATTGCGCCTCACCGCGACGGATGCAGTAGCCAGTATTTATTAAGTATCGCAAATTTTATTGTACGTTGCCGTGCATCAGGTATTCAGGTGGTATTAGTATCATCGGGTTCAGTTGCCGCAGGCGCGCACTTATTTAATAACGTCGACAATTCGTCGATGACAGTGAAAAAAGCCATGGCGGCAGCAGGCCAGTCTGAAATGATGGCAACTTGGGATAGGTTATTTGATTTTAATACAGCCCAAGTACTGCTTACCCATGCCGATTTACGCAATCGCGACCGCTTTGAAAGTGTGCGCGACACACTGACTGCGTTACTACAAAACGATATTCTGCCTATCGTAAATGAAAACGATACGGTAACCACCGACAAGCTAAAAGTGGGTGATAACGACAATTTATCAGCAATGGTGGCCAGTGCCGCTTACGCCGATGCATTGATTATCTGTTCTGATATCGATGGACTTTATACCGCCAATCCTCATGAGGACAAAAGCGCAACGCTGATTCCTGATGTAATGCGTATTGACCCTGAAATTTATGCGATGGCAGGCGGTGCAACCAGCGATGTTGGTACTGGCGGTATGAAAACCAAAGTACAAGCCGCTGAAAAAGCAGTTTCACACGGTATTAATACATATATTGTTAACGGCTTTAGCGAAGCGACGTTTAATACGCTGTTACAAGGCGGTAATCCGGGCACCTTGTTCCACGCTATTGAAACGCCAATGCAAGACCAAAGCCACTGGATGAAACACACCACCAAAGCACAAGGTGAACTGGTTGTTGAAGACACATTTGCAATGCAAAAACAAAGCGACAATCTTATTACGCCGCAAGATTTGGTGAATGTGATTGGTGACTTTTCTGCAGGCGAAGTGGTACTACTTCGTAAAGAAAATGGCGACAAACTTGCCAAAGTAAAAAGTAATTACAGCAGTTGCTTACTTAATTTTGTGGCCGAACAAGACAACGATGACTTGTCTGAGAAGCTGCATGACTCAGCAGCACCTATTCTCTCAGAGCAATATGTGTCTTTAAGTAATTAG
- a CDS encoding ABC transporter permease has product MNLVGLFKDAAVQLQQHKMRTFLTLLGMIFGVGAVIAMLNIGEGAQREALKMIDSMGLNNVIVEAKDFEEDELREQRKHSDGLSLNDGKVAVEALPFITDFAAEKVVETYHVFSEYAKFDGQAVGVSENYFELAHFDLSAGRLLNQQDGQHFSQVALLGANTARTLFPLGDAVGKSVKINHLWFEVVGILEAPFLKKKEFQGVKLGDEQNQIFIPLKTAIHRFKSELLDPEITRIKLATEPGFSPVMAAQAIDALVKGRHNDIDDYKLIVPAALLAQQKQTQQIFNIVMSCVAGISLLVGGIGIMNIMLATVLERTKEIGLLRAIGATQKNIQVQFITESFTISILGGLLGVFFGIALSELIAFYSQWAVSWSLSAIVLSFSICALVGLVFGVYPAIKASKLDPIDALQSD; this is encoded by the coding sequence ATGAATTTAGTCGGATTATTTAAAGATGCCGCAGTGCAATTGCAGCAGCATAAAATGCGCACTTTTTTAACCTTACTCGGTATGATCTTTGGTGTAGGTGCGGTAATTGCTATGTTGAACATTGGTGAAGGTGCACAGCGTGAAGCACTGAAAATGATTGATTCAATGGGCCTTAATAACGTAATTGTAGAAGCTAAAGACTTTGAAGAGGATGAACTTAGAGAGCAGCGTAAGCACTCGGACGGGTTATCGCTTAACGATGGCAAAGTTGCAGTTGAAGCTTTGCCGTTTATTACTGATTTTGCCGCTGAAAAAGTGGTTGAAACCTACCATGTATTTAGTGAATACGCCAAATTTGATGGTCAAGCGGTAGGTGTAAGTGAAAACTACTTTGAACTTGCACATTTTGATTTAAGTGCCGGGCGATTGCTTAATCAGCAAGATGGTCAGCACTTTTCGCAAGTGGCGCTGCTCGGTGCAAATACCGCGCGTACTTTGTTCCCGCTTGGCGATGCGGTGGGGAAATCAGTCAAAATTAACCATTTGTGGTTTGAAGTAGTGGGTATTCTTGAAGCGCCATTTTTAAAGAAAAAAGAGTTTCAGGGCGTTAAATTAGGCGATGAACAAAACCAGATTTTTATTCCGCTTAAAACTGCGATTCACCGCTTTAAAAGCGAATTACTCGACCCTGAAATTACTCGCATTAAACTTGCTACCGAACCGGGTTTTAGCCCCGTGATGGCCGCGCAAGCGATTGATGCCCTAGTAAAAGGGCGTCATAACGATATTGATGATTACAAGCTGATTGTGCCTGCCGCGTTATTGGCACAGCAAAAGCAAACCCAGCAAATTTTTAATATTGTAATGTCGTGTGTAGCCGGGATTTCACTGCTGGTGGGCGGCATTGGCATTATGAACATTATGCTAGCCACTGTACTTGAGCGCACTAAAGAAATCGGTTTATTGCGCGCCATTGGCGCTACGCAAAAGAACATTCAAGTGCAGTTTATTACCGAAAGTTTCACCATTTCCATTTTAGGTGGCTTACTAGGTGTATTCTTTGGTATTGCACTGTCAGAGCTGATTGCTTTTTACTCTCAATGGGCGGTGTCGTGGTCGCTGAGCGCAATTGTGTTATCGTTTAGCATTTGTGCGTTGGTGGGCCTTGTTTTTGGCGTTTACCCCGCGATTAAGGCTTCTAAGCTTGATCCGATTGATGCACTGCAAAGTGATTAA
- a CDS encoding efflux RND transporter periplasmic adaptor subunit, giving the protein MKYLAIVVSVILLTACLKPDDVAAELTFTVQKAPFKNYVEAKGELIAANETVISTPASSRGPQTLAWLMPEYSQVKKGEVIARFDGRVMTKQKRESDFSNQKVSQDLSGKNTEIDTRRKHLGFDMEIVEEEKQFAENFSIDDDRIISKLEILEQAQKVDYLNAKTAYFNWQSDQFNSSAQGELDLLNMQSQQHQSKINMLDGNLSSLEVVAPHDGLLTHSVDWHGEKPRAGQTLWPGQKIAGLPDTSVMQIKLFVKEREAINLKQDQAIEFSLISTPNKTFSGKISKLAPFPKSIKRQDPQKYYEITASIDEQGDYLRPGLKVVANIVADQPAEKLIVPKFSVFADEEGAYVQLKTASGYSKAPVTLGASNLSHVEIVKGLSKGDVIALVEQEGKL; this is encoded by the coding sequence ATGAAGTATTTAGCTATTGTTGTAAGCGTGATTTTATTAACCGCGTGCTTAAAACCTGATGATGTAGCCGCCGAGCTTACGTTTACCGTGCAAAAAGCCCCGTTTAAAAACTATGTAGAGGCAAAAGGCGAACTGATTGCCGCTAATGAAACCGTGATTAGCACTCCTGCATCATCGCGCGGGCCGCAAACTTTGGCGTGGTTAATGCCTGAATATTCTCAAGTTAAAAAAGGTGAAGTGATTGCACGGTTTGATGGTCGTGTAATGACTAAGCAAAAGCGCGAGAGTGATTTTTCAAACCAAAAAGTGTCGCAAGATTTATCCGGTAAAAATACCGAAATCGACACGCGCAGAAAACACTTAGGGTTTGATATGGAAATTGTTGAAGAAGAAAAGCAATTTGCTGAAAATTTTTCTATCGACGATGACCGTATTATCTCGAAACTTGAGATTTTAGAGCAGGCGCAAAAAGTTGACTATTTAAATGCCAAAACGGCCTATTTTAATTGGCAGTCTGATCAGTTTAATAGCAGCGCGCAAGGCGAGTTAGACCTGTTAAATATGCAGAGCCAACAGCATCAAAGCAAAATTAATATGCTCGATGGCAATTTGTCGTCGTTAGAGGTGGTTGCCCCGCACGATGGTTTGTTAACCCATAGCGTAGATTGGCATGGTGAAAAACCAAGAGCAGGGCAAACCCTGTGGCCGGGCCAAAAAATTGCAGGCTTGCCCGATACCTCGGTTATGCAAATCAAGTTGTTTGTAAAAGAGCGCGAAGCGATTAATTTAAAGCAAGATCAAGCAATTGAGTTTTCGCTTATTTCAACACCCAATAAAACCTTTAGCGGCAAAATAAGTAAGCTTGCACCGTTTCCTAAATCAATTAAGCGACAAGATCCGCAAAAGTATTACGAGATCACCGCCAGTATTGATGAGCAAGGCGACTACTTGCGACCGGGCTTAAAAGTGGTGGCAAACATAGTTGCAGATCAGCCAGCCGAAAAGCTAATCGTACCAAAATTTAGTGTATTTGCTGACGAAGAAGGTGCGTATGTGCAACTTAAAACGGCATCGGGTTATAGCAAAGCGCCAGTTACCTTAGGCGCAAGTAATTTAAGCCATGTTGAAATTGTAAAGGGCCTTTCCAAAGGTGATGTAATTGCGCTAGTTGAGCAGGAGGGCAAACTATGA